The sequence GCAGCGCCTAGCgcgtaggcgctgcactgtgacttatccagccacttggctgccccccctcccccacccccacaccacacactctcccactctcctccccgagctttgccccctctcccactctctccccctctcaaatcctctcccaaatcttgcaaatttgaagaatttgtccgtggatttcgaagtcaaaccctccctcaaggtaatattctccgatccccttgttttgattCAAGTAAAGTtcccattgctcatttgttgctagtttggggaaaccctagttttgtttggatctagagatttgcatggaaaTGTGAGATGTTTGTTTACCAATTTCTATggttaggctttgttagtatgctagggttattcttatgggtgttcttatgttggtgctagggttaggtttagggctagggttatggttatggttatggttatggttatggttgttgtttgatatatatattagggtttcTATTCCGTGTTAATTCTTgtattagtactcatggaagcaatgttaccttgtgttattggaatgcttatagggatgggaagaacatgtgtgtttgttcatcatggggacaaggacgcctttttgaaaggcaatgtagaaccggacccggatgaggttgacatggtgtttgatagtagtcctagctatgcggagctcttgcaacaagttagggAAGATTTGAATTGGACGGACCCTAGTGATATCAtagagttggagggaaggcataatgttggttttggaatgcacatccgttggaagacaatgcgtgtcaactcggagcaacgttgggttgcatacaaggagacggtggccgaatcactagacaaggctcttgagttatttgcaacgaagaaggttggttcaagtttgcatttggacttgaaccggaacccctcccctttggttgctagtagccccacacccttgaagcgagatgaacttgttgaacctcttttgacccaagaagtgaggccaacatgagcccgtttacaaacaaccaagatgaagctttgcaagaggacaatgatgagtatgcggacgatgacaatgaagttgatctccatgacaacaatgtgggtgatctcgacaaatatcacttgcaagagacaatggatccttccatccctttttcccgtgcatatgcattggactcggatgacgatggtcccgatgaacaagtggatgcggaggggttcacggtgaaggaggccgaagctttcgagaaggtatttggtcgggatcatcggactacattgttcaaggatgttagtctcgcggatgaagccgtggtagatggtggcaatgtgtacctcttggggttaggccaagctctcatcgtgatttgggagacgacaagaaccgcattgctaaaggttctaagttTGACACCTTCTTATGCAATGTCGAGTTACGATGGAAGCATGATAATAACTTATGCAATGTCAattcacctgctcaggcgtgatcgcgtccaTCTCGCTCCTGTACAGCTTGTACATGACCGAGGGATCATCCGTcatctcatttaacacatcccacttgtaagcccaagtggggagccgtagtggATCGTCTTTCTCGTCCCAATCCTCGAACTTCACGGTCttcggtcgtccaaccggcaaacgctcccagctccatatggaaagtgcgagcaaacaaccaccaatacctccagatagcctacaacaggcttcgtccaactgcacataaaagagaacatggttgaaTTAACAGCAACATCGCATTCATAATGTAccaatgaattaaaacagaaacaacttcatacctgtctatacaagtaagccagtgtcgccgaaccccaactccatttgctatcgaagacggtcaacgccttgagccacatccatggagcattcttgcctgtgccatcagcaaacatactcctggatatcacgtaccacatgtagacacgagcatatgtcttcaccGTGTCCTCATTAGCATCCTCAGGGCAATTACTGAAGTTCGATACAATCCACGTGAAAGTAGCAccggctgcgactctttccttcttcttgcctTCTACTTCTGGTTCGCgcggctccggaggaaccataccgataagggcaagcatttgctcgcgccacccatcagaatcggtgctcatacatagaggattcccatcgataggaaaaccggtgatcatagctatatcctggagcgtcacggtcatctccccggtccgaagatggaaagtgtgtgtctccggcctccaatgatcaataagcgcggtgagtgctggaggattgttgggtggcgtcgacctgctgaccaactgaatgaaagAGAGAAGTCTTGTCTCCCTAACATACGGggtgtaccgctcatcatagcgcatccaccCAAGGTTGACCCCGTGAGcccgaagcttcagaggtgcaagctcctacaagcAAACAAACAAATCATTACATATGGGGGGTATGTGTTTGAAAAAAAACACGAAATTCATAACACCGACAACTTTCATTATTACCTGCTGCTtcaccgacatagcgtacgaccggtgttgtaGATCCCAATGATCattgagaagccaaaccatcctagcaatttgcaagaaagctttcttgtcaacacgattatcttttgaatacaaaaaaactaaagtaggcctactaGATGCAACCATACCAATCTATGTATCCAACCATATCAAATCAAACATAACTAATAAAAAAGGGTTCCACAAAtaactaggcctacttcatacaaataacttttCCATAAACTATGCCTACTTCATAAAAATAACTCTTCCATAAACTAAACTAGGGTTCcacaaatcaaacaaacaagggttccccaaatcaaTCAAACAAGTCAATACATGCAAagttctaatacatgcaagattcaaatctaatctaatcaaacaaggattccccaaatcttcaaaatatcatattttctatggatagaaagaaggggatcggaagagagtaccttctaggatggattggtgaagaaatgcacggaccaaatcgtcggatctgaaggatttgggagaggggattgagagggggagaggaggaaccTGCCGCGCCGCTGCTTCTGTTACTTCAAAACCGAACGaatgggtggggtgggggagggggagcgggCGGCTAGCGTCTAAGTCACCGTGCAGCGCCTACGGGctgggcgctgcacattacatgtgtggcgcctagcacggaggcattgcactgctgggtgcgggtcCAGGGGCTGTCACGGTGGACTGGTGTGCAACGCCCccgtgctaggcgctgcacagtagggtgtggcgccgtcgtggcgggcgctacacaaaaaggttaggactgtgaaatagtttcacggtcaGTTCATTCCGTGAATTGATTTCGTCCGTAGGTCAAAATGGTCAAATTTGCCACCAAACTCCGGTTTTCCTTAGGATCTTGGGCCATGAAGCTGGAGGGTATCCATACTCACCTTTTGCCTCTCTCTTAGCCGCCCCCCCCCTCTCTTTCCCCTGTTTTAAGTTTTAATAATTGTTAATCACTTCATGGAATCTAGCTTTGAATCCTCACCTGAAATATGGTTTTATTGGTGCAATTATAGTCATCCTGAATCCTACTAGTATTTACCccgaaaataataataaaaagaatcCTACTAGTATTTGTCTGTACTTTTTttattagtactccctccattccgatttactcgtcgtgatTTTAGTTTAAGAGGCAGTACTTTGCTGAAGTAACATGTTTGTTCCCTCACAGCATTGTGGAGAGTGTCGGTGAGGGCGTGACGGAGCTGGTGCCGGGCGACCATGTCCTCCCGGTGTTCACCGGAGAGTGCAAGGAGTGTGCCCACTGCATGTCAGAGGAGAGCAACCTCTGTGACCTCCTCAGGATAAATGTCGACTGTGGCGTGATGATCGGCGACGGGCAGTCCCGCTTCAGCATCGACGGGAAACCCATCTTCCACTTCGTCGGGACGTCCACCTTCAGTGAGTACACCGTGATCCATGTCGGGTGCCTTGCCAAGATCGACCCCGAGGCGCCCCTCGACAAAGTCTGCCTCCTTAGCTGTGGTATCTCAACCGGTAAGAGTCTATATGTACTGAGCCGCCGACGAGTTCAACATGTTTGGGACGCCTCGGCGAATTGCTGAGATTTCATGTTTCCAATTCAGGGCTTGGTGCGACCCTCAACGTCGCAAAGCCCAAGAAGGGCATGACAGTGGCGGTTTTCGGTCTTGGAGCTGTAGGCCTCGCTGTAAGTGTTCCTCCACCAGATATTCTTTCAGGTCGATCGATGAGAATTGTTCTATGACCATGACTAATTACAGGCCATGGAAGGGGCCAGGATGTCCGGCGCATCGAGGATTATCGGCGTGGACTTGAACCCTGCAAAACACCAACAAGGTACGCATGATAATCTGCCGCTGCCATGCCATCGATCTTCAGGAAGAAAATTAAAACAATCCATCCATCTTGGCAAAATGTATATTTGTTAGCACCGGAGCAGACTGACTGAGCCTTGCAACCCCATGCATGTCCATTGCTTTTCAGCTAAGAAATTTGGCTGCACCGACTTTGTGAACCCCAAGGACCACGCCAAGCCAGTGCAAGAGGTACTTGTTCATGACATACGCGCACAAGAAGCTTGTGTCAAATGAAATGCTGATGGTCCAAAAATACGCCGCAGGTGATCGTGGAGATGACCGACGGCGGGGTCGACCGGGCCGTGGAGTGCACGGGCAACGCCGACGCCATGATCTCCGCCTTCGAATGCGTGCACGATGTACATATGATGATCACTTGCTCCTTCTTCTGCTGCTTGAAACTGAATCCTGACACTAACACTATGGCCTGATGGACGGGAGCAGGGGTGGGGCGTGGCGGTGCTGGTGGGGGTGGCGCACAAGGAGGCGGTGTTCAAGACGCACCCCATGAACTTCCTCAACGAGAGGACGCTGAGGGGCACCTTCTTCGGCAACTACAAGCCGCGCACCGGCCTCCCCGGGGTCGTGGACATGTACATGAGGAAGGAGCTGGAGCTGGACAAGTTCATCACCCACAGCGTGCCCTTCTCGCAGATCAACACGGCCTTCGACCTCATGCTCAAGGGGGAAGGCCTGCGCTGCGTCATCAGGATGGAGGAGTAGAGGTAGAGCCCCTGGCTCTTCTTCATCCCTCGCTGCTATTGGACTACAACACACATGTATCAGCTTCTTTGCTACTTTTTTTTTGAAGTCATGCCACTTATAGGACTCCGATTCATTAAATAAGCAGAAGAGGGTTGCTCGATTAATTTGCGAAAACTCGGCGAAAACCATCACAACATGCCCACAAAAGGGCACACCTGTTCAACCTCACTACCCACAAGACCCGCACTGTCGAGGACACGTACGCCTTTCTCTTACCGCCAGAAAGAAACCGCATCGAATCGCCATCCTCCGACAACAAGAACTgcttacttcctccgtcccataatataagatgttaagaACAAATTTGCATCCTACAACAAAGACTGCTTGTTgcctacttcctccgtcccataatataaaatgtTAAGAACAAATTTGCATCCTACAACAAGGACTGCTTGTTgcctacttcctccgtcccataatataagatgttaagaACAAATTTGGATATAAGATTCAGTTGGATATTTATGCACCATGCAGGAGAAGTGAGAACGAATTTTGATACAAGATCCAGTTGGACATTTACGTAACCAATTGATTTATTTCTACATCGTTTGCCTACATCTGggttttccattttttgtttttatGCAACCCCCCTCTCCCTGTCTACTTATTCGAAATATCAGTGATTTGTTTCTCATCACAGCAGATGATCAGATTTAATCTACACCCCACCCTTTGACTGGAAGAAGCGTGCGTGAAACAGTGTTACAGAACCTGGACAGCTGATACTATTCAACTAATTTCATAATCCATAACTGCTCAGTATTTACAAACTATTGCCTGGTTGAGTACAGTCAGATCCAAGCAAATTTTACAAGTTAATCTCATGAGCTGAAATTGACAGGATCCAGGGACATAACATGTATCCAAATACAGACTTTGTGGTTCACTCTATCAACGGTCTCCGAATTTTGATCAGGCAAAGAACTCGACCATGTTGTTAGTCCAAGACTGTCATTTTGAAGGGGTGGCACCTTGTCTTGATGAAGAATCCGGATCAAGCTGGGCATAAGAGGGAGACGTTTCCGGCTCCAGTAGGATTTGCCTGAGATGCTTGTCCTCGAGATGTTCCTAGAAACAATTAAAACATGGAACGATCAGCCATTAGATAAGCAAGAAACACGCAACATTAAATCACAAAATTTAAACCTAAATGACTGAAATGCAAGATACGACAGATTGCTTATGTCGTAGTGAAGAAAACAGGGTACTGGTGTATGTTGAACACTCATCGTGCGATACAACAGTGCTTTGTGAATGAAACCACTTTGTTGAACTCAATTCCTGAACAATCATTCTTGTAACACACAGATACTATATGGCAACATGGACAACTGAAGAGGTAAATAACACAGATACAGACCGAATTTTGACAAAGTGAGAACTTTCCCTATAAATAAACTAATTAAATACATTGGGGTGGTAAGAAGTTTTTGTTCCTTGCAGTAACAGCAAATTACTGCAAACAAAAAGCACAAGGCTGTGAACCATCGATCTGGTACGATTTGATATAACCACCAGTTTTACAGAACACACATCATTGCTATTTACACTATATAAGTCATGGAGAACAATTGACTTGCAACTGTGCAAGTGAAAAAAAAAGACAGTCCGTTCAGCAATAGAAATTGACAACAGTGAGTTTTCCTAAGAAATAGCAGATCTTTTGCTGGGTTGGCAGTCAGTAAGCAACCAGAATGCCTACCAACCATTCCCAAATTCTCACCAGCATCGCACCAGTTATGACCAATACTTGCCTAGAAAACAACCTAACAGCAGCCAATAAGCAAAATAAGAACACCTGTAACTGCAAATGGTTTTAACAAGATCCGTTTTTGGTGTAGCCTGGGATGTAAGCATAGAAGGGTTTGCTGGTTACTTTGGCCCCTTTTATCCACCAAAAAAAATTCATTGTTGGTTAACTCTCTACAGACTGAGCTCCCCTGCGATATCAATTAACTGCTTTGCCATGCAAATGCCGGAACTAGCACAGTCTTGCAAGCTCAATCGCTCCGGCTATTCAAACAGGATACAAGGTTAATAATCTCTGTTTTTAGGCAATAACCTTTTTGGGTAGAAAGAGCGTCCTTGTTAACCTACATTGCTTGTCCACATAAGTGCTCTGAACTGACATTGCACACAATAGCCGCCGGATCCCACATTTGCAACATGAGGACCGCAGCGCAATCCAAATCAAGATCATAAGCAACATAACACCTGACTGCCATAAGCCCCCCCTACTATGATGATTCTCACATTCTCCCCAGAATACCCACCTTAAGCCAACGCAGTTAAAAAAGCGACATAACCGAGACAGTCCCTCCTCAAATATCTTCCTAAACAAGAACTCCAAATCTTACATGAAATTTATGCCTCCCAGTCCCAGGACTGGAATTATCTCAGCCTAAACTATAAGATCTTCATAATCAGGAATCCATATCTCTGGAAAATA comes from Triticum aestivum cultivar Chinese Spring chromosome 5B, IWGSC CS RefSeq v2.1, whole genome shotgun sequence and encodes:
- the LOC123111780 gene encoding alcohol dehydrogenase 2, giving the protein MATAGKVIKCKAAVAWEAGKPLSMEEVEVAPPQAMEVRVKILYTALCHTDVYFWEAKGQTPVFLRILGHEAGGIVESVGEGVTELVPGDHVLPVFTGECKECAHCMSEESNLCDLLRINVDCGVMIGDGQSRFSIDGKPIFHFVGTSTFSEYTVIHVGCLAKIDPEAPLDKVCLLSCGISTGLGATLNVAKPKKGMTVAVFGLGAVGLAAMEGARMSGASRIIGVDLNPAKHQQAKKFGCTDFVNPKDHAKPVQEVIVEMTDGGVDRAVECTGNADAMISAFECVHDGWGVAVLVGVAHKEAVFKTHPMNFLNERTLRGTFFGNYKPRTGLPGVVDMYMRKELELDKFITHSVPFSQINTAFDLMLKGEGLRCVIRMEE